The Streptomyces sp. HUAS MG91 sequence CTTCGTCACCGCACTCGTGGACGCCGCCGCGCTGTGCCCCGGCGACACGGTCCTCGACCTGGCCTGCGGTACGGGGTTCACGGCCCGGCTCGCGGCGGCCCGGGTCGGCCCGGCGGGCCGCGTCCACGGCACCGACGTCAGCCCCGGGATGCTGCGGGTGGCGGTGGCGCACCGGCCGCACCTCTACCCCGACATCGAGTTCGCCGAGGCCCCGGCCGACCGGCTGCCGCACGAGGACGGCACGTTCGACGCGGTCCTGTGCCAGCAGGGAGCCCAGTTCTTCCCGGACCTGACGGCCGCGTGCGCGGAAGCGGCCCGGGTGACCGCGCCGGGCGGCCGGTTCGCCGCCACGACCTGGAGCCACCTGGACCGCTCCCCGTACTTCCTCGCCCAGCGCGAGACCCTCGCCGAACACGCGGGCGAACCGGCGGCGGCCGATTTCACCCGCGCCTTCGCCGTCACCGGCGACGTCCTCGGCGAGGCGCTGCGCCGGGCGGGCTTCC is a genomic window containing:
- a CDS encoding methyltransferase domain-containing protein — its product is MTDAADAAPVPGFRPTGSAPERYEDYVAPLMAPFVTALVDAAALCPGDTVLDLACGTGFTARLAAARVGPAGRVHGTDVSPGMLRVAVAHRPHLYPDIEFAEAPADRLPHEDGTFDAVLCQQGAQFFPDLTAACAEAARVTAPGGRFAATTWSHLDRSPYFLAQRETLAEHAGEPAAADFTRAFAVTGDVLGEALRRAGFREVESRPITLDVTLPPLADYVPGHFSALPWSELAAPDALREAGDRFAARFADRAAPDGSVTLPFTATVTTAVR